Proteins found in one Erythrobacter sp. KY5 genomic segment:
- a CDS encoding sensor histidine kinase, whose amino-acid sequence MLLSDSPSSMTLFTPDLTMLYINEAHARMTGRGYDEVVGRGMFEVFQPNPDKPEDESAKRAIEQGVAHIVRTREPFEIEEQQHDLLDENGVYELRFWSLVMWPVVEDGEVVAILQRSENVTERVRQRRLTDAVRIAAEEASGLSFFSYDPLTDRFVRNIAIDQMFGFEPDEAGETAAPFFDRIATEDVPAIHAEVERAMAGGAGTSAAFDYRVLIPETPDPRFIRVRAGIERDPVDGKLKLFGAFIDMTDVEEARARMEELSQRNAALVVESNHRIKNSLAIAAAMLSYQIGATKSDEAQEALKASANRIMAISDVHGELYADTGVEYVDAGHLLERFANSFARTIDGDASGCSIVAETQSIKLPSRFAVTLALTLNELLTNAVKYGMAHGQQCEIKVAFVVENDTIHLKVENPISEERFAMIVSEGVGSDLVHAFAQQLGGEIVSQEDDRVFKVRCSFPVPSEERE is encoded by the coding sequence ATGCTGCTGAGTGATAGCCCGTCATCCATGACGCTTTTCACTCCCGACCTGACTATGCTGTACATAAACGAAGCGCATGCGAGGATGACCGGGCGCGGTTATGACGAAGTCGTGGGGCGCGGCATGTTCGAGGTTTTCCAGCCTAATCCCGACAAGCCCGAAGACGAGAGCGCCAAGCGCGCAATCGAACAGGGCGTTGCACACATCGTGCGCACGCGCGAACCTTTCGAGATCGAAGAGCAGCAGCACGACCTGCTCGACGAAAACGGCGTATACGAATTGCGGTTCTGGTCACTGGTCATGTGGCCGGTTGTGGAGGATGGAGAGGTCGTTGCGATCCTTCAGCGTTCGGAAAACGTGACCGAGCGCGTTCGGCAACGCCGGCTTACCGACGCGGTGAGGATTGCCGCTGAAGAAGCGTCGGGACTGTCCTTCTTCTCCTACGACCCGCTGACCGACCGATTTGTGCGCAATATCGCAATTGACCAGATGTTTGGTTTCGAACCCGACGAAGCCGGCGAGACAGCGGCACCCTTTTTCGATCGTATCGCGACCGAAGACGTGCCCGCCATTCACGCCGAGGTCGAGCGCGCTATGGCGGGCGGGGCCGGTACGAGCGCAGCATTCGATTATCGTGTCCTCATTCCCGAAACCCCGGATCCCCGGTTCATCCGCGTGCGCGCCGGGATCGAGCGCGATCCGGTAGATGGCAAGCTCAAGCTGTTCGGCGCCTTCATCGACATGACCGATGTGGAGGAAGCCCGCGCGCGCATGGAGGAGCTGTCACAGCGCAACGCGGCGCTGGTGGTCGAAAGCAATCACCGGATCAAGAACTCGCTCGCGATTGCAGCGGCGATGCTGTCCTACCAGATCGGCGCGACCAAAAGCGACGAGGCGCAAGAAGCGCTCAAGGCGTCTGCGAACCGGATCATGGCGATATCCGACGTTCACGGCGAACTGTATGCCGACACCGGCGTCGAATATGTTGACGCCGGGCATTTGCTCGAACGCTTTGCCAACAGCTTTGCCCGAACGATCGACGGTGACGCGAGCGGATGCAGCATCGTTGCTGAAACGCAGTCGATCAAGTTGCCCTCCCGCTTTGCGGTAACACTGGCGCTCACACTCAACGAGCTGCTGACCAATGCCGTCAAATACGGTATGGCGCATGGTCAGCAATGCGAAATCAAAGTGGCGTTCGTTGTTGAAAATGACACGATCCACTTGAAGGTGGAAAATCCCATCTCCGAAGAACGCTTCGCCATGATCGTTTCCGAAGGCGTAGGCAGCGATCTTGTTCATGCCTTTGCACAGCAACTTGGCGGGGAAATCGTCTCGCAAGAGGATGATCGCGTTTTCAAGGTGCGCTGCAGCTTCCCGGTTCCGAGCGAGGAACGGGAGTGA
- a CDS encoding sensor histidine kinase → MFDYDQYMPHGMCLLWEPWLVLLWAGSDLMIFVAYMAIPLALITVLRRRGDFRHRALVALFASFILLCGVTHLMGIVTLWYPIYPLTAALKLATGIVSLATAFVLFRLIPVLLRIPTPDTHDEVIGQLEVTLADLSRSRDELENRVRQRTEELKDANTRLALTARDAVQRSRNLIQVVSSLTRPGVEISQYPERFLRELRGRINALAIATSTVMEQDDTARASLERVIRRQIEPLFNAPAQQLSTDGPVVEVGAQGAQQLSLIAWELASRFVQIGRAEQARGHIAVTWTIESSDADENGSNLALEWRESFKSSLDTDHDSGAEQTPGGTPLPLDEFSETLLTRIIPRLLDGKGRFEIAPALFLYRLTCPMNAITARSAAIEAEIDERGSRATDIPTEAA, encoded by the coding sequence GTGTTCGATTACGATCAATATATGCCGCATGGCATGTGCCTCTTGTGGGAGCCGTGGCTTGTCTTGTTATGGGCCGGCAGCGACCTCATGATCTTCGTCGCCTACATGGCTATCCCGCTCGCCCTGATCACGGTTCTGCGTCGACGCGGCGATTTTCGTCACCGTGCGCTGGTGGCGCTTTTTGCTTCCTTTATCCTGCTTTGCGGTGTCACCCACCTTATGGGGATCGTGACCCTCTGGTATCCGATCTATCCCTTAACCGCTGCGTTGAAGCTGGCCACTGGCATCGTCTCGCTTGCCACTGCCTTCGTGCTGTTCCGGCTCATCCCGGTGCTCCTGCGAATACCCACGCCGGACACGCATGACGAGGTGATCGGACAGTTGGAAGTGACGCTTGCCGACCTGTCGCGCTCTCGCGATGAACTTGAAAACCGCGTCAGACAGCGCACGGAAGAGCTCAAGGATGCGAACACGCGGCTTGCCCTGACCGCTCGCGATGCGGTTCAGCGCAGCCGCAATCTTATTCAGGTCGTCTCCTCACTCACACGGCCGGGGGTCGAAATCAGCCAGTATCCCGAACGGTTCCTGCGCGAACTGCGAGGCCGGATCAACGCGCTCGCCATAGCGACATCGACGGTGATGGAGCAGGACGATACCGCACGCGCCAGTCTTGAGCGGGTGATCCGCCGCCAGATTGAACCACTCTTCAATGCGCCCGCGCAGCAATTGAGCACAGACGGACCCGTTGTCGAAGTCGGCGCTCAGGGCGCGCAGCAATTGAGCCTCATCGCATGGGAACTTGCATCGCGCTTCGTCCAGATCGGACGGGCGGAGCAGGCTCGCGGACACATTGCTGTGACGTGGACGATAGAGAGTTCAGACGCTGACGAGAATGGCTCGAATCTGGCGCTGGAATGGCGGGAGAGCTTCAAATCATCGCTCGACACCGATCATGATAGCGGTGCGGAGCAAACGCCGGGAGGCACGCCCTTGCCGCTCGATGAGTTCAGCGAAACCTTGCTAACGCGCATCATACCGCGCCTGCTAGACGGGAAAGGTCGTTTCGAAATCGCGCCCGCTCTGTTCCTCTACCGCCTGACCTGTCCGATGAACGCCATCACGGCGCGCAGCGCAGCGATTGAAGCCGAGATAGACGAGCGCGGCTCCCGAGCGACGGACATCCCAACCGAGGCCGCCTGA
- a CDS encoding sensor histidine kinase: protein MTSGTGSMCILYVDPDEATAIDVARQLGGIGHDVTHVAHGTAIVAHLADRAFDAVLLADSEGEEALQAALHSLDGAEDVPPVVCLLASQSAPLALGALEAGAQDYLVRQDDPSFANLLEAVLARSIAYDRAQREKLIAEQEAAASRSRSEVLLNEMKHRIANSLALIVSMAHMQAGALPRGEAHRAMDDFASRVHAIAQVHKGLYASMKIGTVAVDDYLTRLARELRSEHVGRRSLADVKFDCIEATVSVDQAISLGVILSELVGNAARFAYRDSVKGEVRASLRREGDGDGEGEVAAILLVEDDGVGIADIGMKNAGLGSQIVGVLAHSLGGRFQLEPKSKGVRAVLRFPLPQKGGANVPGAAS from the coding sequence ATGACCTCTGGCACAGGTTCCATGTGCATACTTTATGTCGATCCCGACGAAGCAACGGCAATCGACGTTGCGCGCCAGCTTGGCGGGATCGGGCATGATGTCACGCATGTGGCTCATGGCACCGCTATCGTGGCGCATCTTGCAGACAGGGCATTCGATGCCGTTCTGCTAGCCGACAGCGAAGGTGAGGAGGCGCTGCAGGCCGCGCTGCATTCGCTGGACGGCGCAGAAGATGTGCCTCCCGTCGTCTGCCTGCTTGCATCGCAAAGCGCTCCGCTCGCGTTGGGCGCGCTGGAAGCGGGTGCCCAGGACTATCTTGTCAGGCAAGACGACCCCAGCTTCGCCAACTTGCTCGAAGCGGTTCTGGCGCGCAGCATCGCTTATGACCGTGCGCAGCGCGAAAAGCTGATTGCTGAGCAAGAGGCGGCCGCGTCGCGTTCGCGGTCCGAAGTGCTGCTGAACGAGATGAAGCACCGCATTGCCAACAGTCTCGCACTCATCGTCTCGATGGCTCACATGCAGGCGGGCGCCTTGCCCAGGGGCGAAGCGCACCGGGCCATGGACGATTTCGCCAGCCGCGTCCATGCTATCGCTCAGGTGCACAAGGGGCTGTACGCCTCGATGAAGATCGGCACGGTCGCGGTCGACGATTACCTGACGCGGCTCGCTCGCGAATTGCGCAGTGAACATGTCGGCAGGCGCTCGCTTGCCGATGTGAAGTTCGATTGTATCGAGGCCACGGTCTCGGTTGATCAGGCGATATCGCTCGGCGTGATCCTTTCCGAACTTGTCGGTAATGCGGCGCGCTTTGCCTATCGAGACAGCGTCAAGGGCGAAGTGCGCGCTTCGTTACGGCGCGAAGGCGATGGGGATGGCGAGGGCGAGGTTGCCGCCATCCTCCTGGTCGAAGACGATGGCGTTGGCATTGCGGACATCGGGATGAAAAACGCAGGCCTCGGCTCGCAGATCGTTGGCGTGCTGGCGCACAGTCTTGGTGGCCGCTTCCAACTTGAACCCAAATCGAAAGGGGTAAGGGCCGTGCTGCGCTTTCCCCTGCCGCAAAAGGGTGGCGCGAACGTGCCGGGCGCTGCATCGTGA
- a CDS encoding response regulator, which translates to MTFENDVARELPFLRRYARMLTGSQAAGDAAVRETLQAMIAAPDEFRTDIPVRNELYRVFHKLWTDASLRSIDLSTAVIGALPHKARKALLLTTIEGFAEDETAFILSIEESEVRTCVAEARDAISSMLSSRVLVIEDEAIIALHLKQLLVDMGNDVAAVARTASEAVEAADQVQPELILADINLADGSSGIDAVDEILQKIDVPVIFITAFPEKLLTGERPEPAYVIAKPFSPDHVAATVMQALLVSRETSMDTEDA; encoded by the coding sequence ATGACCTTTGAAAATGATGTCGCGCGCGAGCTTCCATTCCTTCGCCGCTACGCAAGAATGCTCACCGGTTCGCAAGCTGCTGGCGATGCCGCCGTGCGCGAAACCTTGCAGGCGATGATCGCCGCACCCGACGAATTCCGCACCGATATTCCCGTTCGCAACGAACTGTATCGCGTGTTCCACAAGCTCTGGACCGACGCGTCCCTTCGCTCCATCGACCTTTCGACCGCAGTGATCGGCGCTTTGCCGCACAAGGCGCGCAAGGCGCTGTTGTTGACGACGATCGAAGGTTTCGCCGAAGACGAGACCGCCTTCATTCTGTCCATCGAGGAAAGCGAGGTGCGGACCTGCGTGGCAGAAGCGCGTGACGCGATCAGCTCGATGCTTTCCTCCCGCGTGCTGGTTATCGAGGACGAGGCGATCATCGCCCTCCACCTCAAGCAGCTGCTGGTCGACATGGGCAACGATGTCGCCGCCGTCGCCCGCACGGCGAGCGAAGCGGTCGAAGCGGCAGATCAGGTGCAGCCCGAACTGATCCTTGCCGACATCAATCTGGCCGACGGCTCAAGCGGGATCGATGCGGTTGACGAGATTCTGCAGAAGATTGACGTTCCGGTCATCTTCATCACCGCCTTCCCCGAAAAGCTGCTGACCGGCGAACGCCCTGAGCCTGCCTACGTGATCGCCAAACCGTTCAGCCCCGACCATGTCGCGGCAACGGTCATGCAGGCGCTGCTGGTGAGCCGCGAGACTTCGATGGATACCGAAGACGCCTGA
- a CDS encoding GFA family protein, which translates to MSEAERLAEPLHGRCLCGSVKITLNAAHAEVDVCHCGMCQRWGGSMYAGIEADDFSLSGEDAIATYQSSEWAERAFCKKCGSNLWYKFLPTGNRTFLAGLFELPSGLPIKHQIFIDDKPDWFDIAQDSPKKTGEQIIAEARAAGFTFE; encoded by the coding sequence GTGAGCGAAGCGGAGCGCCTCGCTGAGCCGCTCCACGGACGCTGCCTTTGCGGCAGCGTGAAGATCACCCTCAATGCCGCTCACGCCGAAGTTGACGTGTGCCATTGCGGCATGTGCCAACGCTGGGGCGGCAGCATGTATGCCGGGATCGAGGCGGACGATTTCTCGCTCAGCGGTGAAGACGCCATCGCAACTTACCAATCGAGCGAATGGGCAGAGCGCGCCTTCTGCAAGAAATGCGGCAGCAATCTGTGGTACAAGTTCCTGCCGACCGGCAATCGCACGTTCCTCGCCGGATTGTTCGAATTGCCCTCGGGCCTGCCGATCAAGCACCAGATCTTTATCGACGATAAACCCGACTGGTTCGACATTGCGCAGGACAGCCCGAAGAAAACGGGCGAACAGATTATTGCCGAAGCGAGGGCCGCCGGCTTCACTTTCGAATAA
- a CDS encoding Lrp/AsnC family transcriptional regulator: MANLDEIDKRLLSELQAEGRVTNVELAQRVGLTAPPCLRRVRGLEEDGVIRGYHADLDPSKLGFAITVFAMVSLKSQAESSLREFEEHMADLPEVRECHMLNGEIDFILKIVSKDLQSFQEFLTSKLTPAPNVASVKTSLTIRTSKHEPGVPL; this comes from the coding sequence ATGGCAAATCTGGATGAAATCGATAAGCGTCTGCTCAGCGAGCTTCAGGCCGAAGGGCGTGTGACGAATGTGGAACTGGCGCAGCGCGTCGGCCTTACCGCGCCGCCGTGCCTTCGCCGTGTGCGGGGCCTCGAGGAAGACGGCGTCATTCGCGGCTATCACGCCGATCTCGACCCGTCCAAGCTCGGCTTTGCGATCACCGTTTTCGCGATGGTGAGCCTGAAGAGCCAAGCGGAAAGCTCGCTGCGCGAGTTTGAAGAGCATATGGCCGACCTTCCCGAGGTTCGCGAATGCCACATGCTCAATGGCGAGATTGATTTCATTCTCAAGATCGTCAGCAAAGACCTTCAAAGTTTTCAGGAATTCCTGACCAGCAAGCTGACCCCTGCGCCCAACGTCGCGAGCGTGAAGACCTCGCTGACGATCCGCACGTCCAAGCACGAACCGGGCGTCCCCCTATGA
- a CDS encoding NepR family anti-sigma factor yields MSYAASMTNESKQRPTSFDPIDAALRQMFNEVEDEAVPDEFSDLIAEFARKQNQSKDN; encoded by the coding sequence ATGAGCTATGCAGCTTCGATGACAAACGAGAGCAAACAGCGGCCTACGTCATTCGACCCAATTGACGCCGCCCTGCGCCAGATGTTCAATGAAGTGGAAGACGAAGCCGTGCCGGACGAATTCAGCGACCTGATCGCAGAGTTCGCCCGCAAGCAAAACCAGTCGAAGGACAATTGA
- a CDS encoding NAD(P)/FAD-dependent oxidoreductase — MPEAKRKTQIVVVGGGAGGLELVRKLGAKYGRKRHDIILVDQNLSHIWKPLLHEVAAGSLDANLDEVGYRGHCARWGYRFFQGRLESIDREAKTIRLAPVMDDEDEEIIGAHTIRYDMLVLAIGSVSNDFGVPGVAEHCLYLDSRKQADRFRTLLLNHCLRVSRAMIEDPGVDARVRVAIVGAGATGVELAAELYNAAGALKHYGLEVFDENRLDVTILEAGPRILPALPERLSTSARKELTALGVEVREGVQVVEAKRHQLVTKDGTTIDADLMVWAAGVKGAEFLSTLGLETTMRDQIIVTETLQTVTDPDIFAIGDCASYSPDSDAPPIPPRAQAAHQMADTVFKNLRLREQGRPLKRFVYQDNGSLISLSRFSTVGSLMGNLVGGAMAVEGRIARFIYTSLYRMHLIAIHGWLKGLGLIVIGRVNRIVRPKLKLH; from the coding sequence ATTCCGGAAGCAAAGCGTAAAACCCAGATTGTGGTCGTCGGCGGAGGCGCTGGCGGGCTTGAGCTCGTGCGCAAGCTGGGCGCCAAATATGGTCGCAAGCGTCACGATATCATCCTTGTCGACCAGAACCTCTCCCACATCTGGAAGCCGCTGCTGCACGAGGTCGCGGCTGGCTCTCTCGATGCCAATCTCGACGAGGTCGGCTATCGCGGGCACTGTGCACGCTGGGGCTATCGGTTCTTTCAGGGCAGGCTTGAGAGCATTGACCGCGAGGCCAAGACCATCCGTCTCGCCCCGGTGATGGATGACGAGGATGAGGAGATTATCGGCGCTCACACGATCCGTTATGACATGCTGGTCCTGGCAATCGGATCAGTGTCGAACGACTTTGGCGTGCCTGGCGTCGCCGAGCATTGCCTTTATCTCGACAGTCGCAAACAGGCGGATCGGTTTCGCACATTGCTCCTCAACCATTGCCTTCGCGTAAGCCGGGCGATGATCGAAGATCCGGGCGTTGATGCACGTGTTCGGGTCGCCATTGTCGGGGCCGGTGCGACCGGCGTTGAACTCGCCGCAGAGCTGTACAACGCGGCTGGCGCGCTCAAGCATTACGGCCTTGAAGTGTTTGACGAAAACCGCCTTGATGTCACCATACTGGAGGCCGGGCCGCGTATCCTCCCCGCCCTGCCCGAACGCCTATCCACCTCCGCGCGCAAGGAATTGACCGCGCTTGGCGTCGAAGTGCGCGAAGGCGTGCAGGTCGTGGAAGCGAAGCGCCACCAGCTTGTCACCAAGGATGGCACCACCATCGACGCAGATCTCATGGTCTGGGCCGCAGGGGTCAAGGGCGCCGAATTCCTCAGCACGCTCGGGCTGGAGACGACCATGCGCGACCAGATCATCGTCACCGAAACGCTTCAGACGGTCACCGATCCCGATATCTTCGCAATCGGCGACTGCGCCTCCTATTCGCCCGATAGCGACGCGCCCCCGATCCCCCCGCGCGCACAAGCGGCACACCAGATGGCCGACACGGTTTTCAAGAACCTTCGCCTGCGCGAACAGGGCCGCCCGCTCAAACGCTTCGTCTATCAGGATAACGGATCGCTCATTTCGCTCAGCCGGTTTTCGACCGTGGGGAGCCTGATGGGCAACCTTGTCGGCGGCGCGATGGCGGTGGAGGGGCGCATTGCGCGCTTCATTTACACCTCGCTCTACCGGATGCACCTAATCGCGATTCACGGCTGGCTCAAGGGTCTGGGACTGATCGTGATCGGCCGGGTGAACCGCATCGTGCGGCCCAAGCTCAAGCTTCACTAA
- a CDS encoding polysaccharide deacetylase family protein, protein MIEPPLASATASFAPDFGQRVLLTVDTEEEFDWDGPFTRDQHGLRHVEAIPRFQAFCEKIGAHPVYLVDWPIATDARAVEIISDAVGRGVADVGVQLHPWVNPPFDEEVCARNSYAGSLPPELEAAKFKALRDRIEEAFGTAPLIYRAGRYGLGEHSAQILKDNGIRIDTSVRSLFDYAAQYGPDYSNHPLAPYWVDDARELLELPVTSVYWGPLRMLGRHIHRLQRHIPTFFAGFSRLKLLERIALTPEGVTSAEAIRGIDVALDEGLPLLVLSFHSPTLAPGFTPYAADTRDVERLYDWLSEVYAYLAKRGVRTANVADIIEATQR, encoded by the coding sequence ATGATCGAGCCCCCGCTCGCCTCGGCGACAGCGTCTTTCGCACCTGATTTCGGTCAGCGCGTCCTGCTCACGGTCGACACTGAGGAAGAGTTCGACTGGGACGGCCCCTTCACCCGCGACCAGCACGGCCTGCGCCATGTCGAGGCCATTCCGCGTTTTCAGGCGTTTTGCGAAAAAATCGGCGCTCATCCCGTCTACCTCGTCGACTGGCCGATTGCGACCGATGCGCGCGCGGTCGAGATTATCAGCGATGCGGTCGGGCGCGGGGTCGCGGATGTCGGCGTGCAGCTTCACCCCTGGGTCAACCCACCCTTCGACGAAGAAGTGTGCGCGCGGAATTCCTACGCCGGCAGTCTCCCGCCCGAACTGGAAGCCGCCAAATTCAAGGCGCTGCGCGACCGGATCGAGGAGGCGTTTGGAACAGCACCGCTGATCTATCGCGCAGGCAGGTACGGCCTCGGCGAGCATTCGGCGCAAATCCTGAAAGACAATGGCATCCGCATCGACACGTCGGTGCGCTCGCTGTTCGATTACGCCGCGCAGTACGGCCCGGACTATTCAAACCACCCGCTCGCGCCCTACTGGGTCGATGACGCGCGTGAGCTGCTCGAACTGCCTGTGACGAGCGTCTATTGGGGTCCGCTGCGCATGCTGGGCAGGCACATCCACCGGTTGCAGCGTCACATCCCGACATTCTTCGCGGGCTTTTCGCGGTTGAAGCTGCTGGAACGCATTGCTCTTACCCCGGAAGGCGTGACCAGCGCAGAAGCGATACGCGGCATCGATGTTGCTCTGGATGAAGGCCTGCCGCTGCTGGTCCTGTCCTTCCACAGCCCGACACTTGCACCCGGCTTCACGCCCTATGCGGCGGATACGCGCGATGTCGAGCGGCTCTACGATTGGCTGAGCGAGGTCTACGCCTATCTCGCCAAACGCGGCGTGCGCACGGCGAATGTCGCCGATATTATCGAAGCCACACAAAGGTGA
- a CDS encoding histidine kinase dimerization/phospho-acceptor domain-containing protein, whose protein sequence is MFFDDRLATVLRQRAQSDGSKRTQYRQLLDILGAERMGAAHASRDPSLAAAAWLRMDALAETIPSADRARMVREPGWRFRNPELAAHLADAEPDVASAALSRAQLSDDDWAALIPRLPVRARGFLRLRNDLPPDTEKLLEKLGVYDRGLPSPENSVLAEVERDLIVPGAQDEDEPLELEDVFIETPEPIEELAPDHDGKDEDEDELENDPQSEGRSEISALVERIAAFKRNRESKPRGEDDQLMPRLPLGEQVGGSVRQVAAFGFAGDAAGRIEWADGEVAPMVIGARLVAPARLGSAAVQSPLERAVSRRQPISGASLSLDGAEAIAGEWVVDAQPRFTQGGNFAGYVGRFRRPANSAKPAQTAAQREADRIRQLLHELRTPVTAVQGYAEVIQQQLFGNAPHEYRALAAAIAADAARILAGFEELDRLARLETGVIEIDSGEANLAALTQRTVGQLAQVLGPRMSGIELAALDPDGGDEAVMASIDPDQAEALLWRLLATLGGGCAAGEMLTATVERDGDFAKLTCEVPAQLLSEENIFAADARPLGTTINAGLFGAGFALRLARAEARSGGGDLVCEDEIMILTLRLARN, encoded by the coding sequence ATGTTTTTCGATGATCGCCTTGCGACGGTGTTACGCCAGCGCGCGCAAAGCGATGGGTCGAAGCGCACGCAATACCGGCAATTGCTGGATATTCTCGGTGCAGAGCGGATGGGCGCAGCCCACGCCTCGCGCGATCCCAGCCTCGCGGCTGCCGCCTGGCTCAGAATGGATGCACTGGCAGAAACGATACCGTCTGCCGACCGCGCCCGCATGGTGCGCGAGCCGGGCTGGCGGTTTCGCAACCCGGAGCTTGCAGCACATCTTGCGGATGCCGAGCCCGATGTTGCCTCCGCAGCTTTGTCGCGGGCGCAATTGTCCGACGATGACTGGGCAGCCCTGATCCCGCGCCTGCCGGTTCGCGCGCGCGGTTTTCTTCGGCTGCGCAATGACTTGCCGCCCGATACCGAGAAATTGCTTGAAAAGCTGGGCGTCTACGATCGCGGCCTGCCATCGCCTGAAAACAGCGTCCTTGCAGAGGTTGAGCGCGATTTGATCGTCCCCGGCGCGCAGGATGAGGACGAACCTCTCGAACTCGAAGACGTGTTCATCGAAACGCCCGAGCCGATCGAGGAGCTCGCGCCCGACCACGACGGCAAGGACGAGGACGAGGACGAGCTGGAAAACGATCCCCAGAGCGAGGGACGCAGCGAGATCTCAGCGCTGGTCGAACGGATCGCCGCTTTCAAACGCAACCGCGAGAGCAAGCCGCGCGGCGAGGACGACCAGCTTATGCCGCGCCTCCCGCTGGGAGAGCAGGTTGGTGGGTCGGTCCGTCAGGTCGCCGCATTCGGTTTTGCAGGCGATGCAGCGGGCCGCATCGAGTGGGCCGACGGCGAAGTTGCGCCGATGGTGATTGGCGCCCGGCTGGTGGCCCCTGCCCGCCTTGGCAGCGCGGCGGTGCAAAGCCCGCTCGAACGCGCCGTGTCGCGCAGGCAACCTATCAGCGGCGCGAGCCTCAGCCTCGATGGGGCGGAGGCGATTGCCGGTGAATGGGTGGTCGATGCGCAGCCTCGCTTTACTCAAGGCGGCAATTTTGCAGGCTATGTCGGCAGGTTCCGCCGTCCTGCAAACTCTGCCAAGCCAGCGCAAACCGCTGCGCAGAGGGAGGCCGACCGCATCCGTCAGCTTCTCCACGAACTGCGCACTCCGGTGACAGCGGTTCAAGGCTATGCCGAGGTGATCCAGCAGCAATTGTTCGGCAACGCCCCGCACGAATACCGTGCACTTGCTGCGGCCATCGCGGCTGACGCTGCGCGCATCCTTGCCGGGTTTGAGGAACTGGACCGCCTTGCCCGGCTGGAAACCGGCGTAATCGAGATCGACAGCGGAGAGGCCAACCTCGCCGCCCTAACTCAGCGAACGGTGGGCCAGCTCGCCCAGGTTCTCGGGCCCCGCATGTCAGGCATCGAACTTGCCGCGCTTGATCCTGATGGGGGCGATGAAGCTGTCATGGCCTCCATCGACCCGGATCAGGCAGAGGCGCTCTTGTGGCGGCTTCTGGCAACGCTTGGAGGGGGATGCGCAGCCGGAGAGATGCTGACCGCGACGGTCGAGCGTGACGGCGATTTCGCCAAACTCACCTGCGAGGTGCCCGCGCAGCTTCTCAGCGAGGAAAACATCTTCGCCGCCGACGCCCGGCCGCTTGGAACGACGATCAACGCCGGCCTGTTCGGCGCCGGTTTTGCCTTGCGCCTCGCCCGTGCCGAGGCGCGTTCGGGCGGCGGTGATCTCGTATGCGAAGACGAGATCATGATCCTGACCCTGCGCCTCGCAAGAAACTGA